From Pseudoalteromonas rubra, one genomic window encodes:
- a CDS encoding ACT domain-containing protein, whose protein sequence is MSKQTLQVLPHNFTIHSLDSDQAVPTEVMSAEIFFIAKTSEELSIVCPSDLVFNSFATEPHWRALEVIGPLGFSLTGIMANISGVLASANVSIFSISTYDTDYILVKETQLPDAIKALKKDGYLFV, encoded by the coding sequence ATGTCGAAGCAAACATTACAGGTATTGCCACACAATTTTACCATCCATAGTCTGGATAGTGATCAGGCTGTGCCCACAGAAGTAATGTCAGCCGAGATCTTCTTCATCGCCAAAACCTCTGAAGAGCTCTCGATTGTCTGTCCCAGCGACTTGGTGTTTAACAGCTTCGCCACAGAGCCACATTGGCGCGCATTGGAAGTCATTGGCCCTTTGGGGTTTTCGCTCACTGGCATCATGGCCAACATATCTGGCGTACTGGCCAGTGCCAATGTCTCCATTTTTTCCATTTCCACCTACGACACTGACTATATTCTGGTTAAAGAAACCCAACTACCCGACGCTATTAAAGCACTCAAAAAAGATGGATACCTGTTTGTCTGA
- a CDS encoding PTS glucose transporter subunit IIA gives MHLSQQINYAPIAQIANPIMHIASPFTGKVHPASQHPEALFSSGMLGPGVCVKLNAAMMLAPCPAKVEKISQHGSEFVLRTKSGLLLLLHLLIPAEYRRTEHLIQHSYGKKHVAMGDILCYFDVPSDVDVLGTLLLLNADKLGPCYYPLNQVTAGKDPLITLSRACNL, from the coding sequence ATGCACTTATCACAGCAAATTAATTACGCCCCCATTGCCCAAATTGCTAATCCGATCATGCATATTGCCAGTCCGTTTACGGGTAAGGTCCACCCAGCGAGTCAGCATCCAGAAGCGTTATTTTCCAGCGGTATGTTGGGTCCTGGGGTCTGCGTAAAGTTAAATGCAGCCATGATGCTGGCACCTTGCCCCGCCAAGGTCGAAAAAATCAGTCAACACGGTAGTGAATTTGTCCTTAGAACAAAATCGGGGTTGCTTCTGCTACTGCACCTCCTTATCCCGGCAGAGTACCGAAGAACTGAACACCTCATTCAGCACAGCTATGGCAAAAAGCACGTCGCGATGGGCGATATCTTGTGCTACTTCGATGTACCGAGCGATGTCGATGTGCTGGGCACCCTGCTATTGCTCAATGCAGACAAACTGGGACCGTGTTATTATCCTTTAAATCAAGTCACTGCGGGTAAAGATCCGCTTATCACATTATCCAGAGCATGTAATTTATGA
- a CDS encoding ArsC family reductase: MTTIMYGISNCDTIKKAKKFLEQNDISYTFHDYRKDGLDEQMLAEFVAALGWENVLNKRGTTYRALSDEDKQNLDADSAQTHMLAAPAMIKRPILLHAGQYHLGFKAPQYQEIFSL; encoded by the coding sequence ATGACCACCATTATGTACGGTATCAGCAACTGCGATACGATTAAAAAAGCAAAGAAATTCCTTGAACAAAACGACATCAGCTACACCTTTCACGACTACCGCAAAGACGGGCTCGATGAGCAAATGCTGGCTGAATTTGTTGCGGCACTGGGCTGGGAAAATGTACTGAACAAACGTGGTACCACCTATCGTGCACTCAGCGATGAAGACAAACAAAACCTGGATGCTGACAGTGCACAAACACATATGTTAGCCGCCCCAGCCATGATAAAACGTCCTATTCTGCTGCACGCTGGCCAATATCACCTGGGCTTTAAAGCGCCACAGTATCAGGAAATTTTCTCACTATGA
- the dapE gene encoding succinyl-diaminopimelate desuccinylase — protein sequence MSETHSEVVALAKALIQRPSVTPEDAGCQAMINARLSALGFNVEEHFFVDTLNTWARKGDEGPHFCFAGHTDVVPVGNERDWHYPPFSGEIHDGMLHGRGAADMKGSLAAMVVATERFVTRFPDHKGSISFLITSDEEGPFINGTTKVVDLLEARNEKIDMCLVGEPSSRDQLGDVVKNGRRGSLTGHLTIKGIQGHVAYPHLAKNPIHLSTPALTELSTTQWDQGNTFFPATSFQISNIHGGTGAGNVIPGSLDVQFNFRFSTEVTAEQLKTRVAEILDKHDLDYELHWTLNGLPFLTEPGPLLSVTLDAIKTVTGINSNPETTGGTSDGRFIAQTGCKVIELGPVNATIHQVNECVSTESLDQLAAIYELILEKLLT from the coding sequence ATGAGTGAGACACACAGTGAAGTAGTCGCGCTGGCCAAGGCACTTATCCAGCGCCCTTCCGTCACGCCTGAGGATGCCGGGTGCCAGGCAATGATCAATGCCCGCCTGAGTGCACTGGGGTTTAATGTCGAAGAGCACTTCTTCGTTGATACACTTAATACCTGGGCACGCAAAGGAGATGAAGGGCCACACTTTTGCTTTGCAGGCCACACCGACGTGGTGCCCGTTGGCAACGAACGTGACTGGCACTATCCGCCTTTTTCAGGTGAAATACACGACGGTATGCTGCATGGCCGTGGTGCTGCCGATATGAAAGGGTCACTGGCTGCTATGGTGGTGGCGACTGAACGTTTTGTCACGCGTTTTCCAGACCACAAAGGGTCGATCAGCTTTTTAATTACCTCTGACGAGGAAGGCCCCTTTATTAATGGCACCACCAAAGTGGTGGATTTACTTGAAGCAAGAAATGAAAAAATAGACATGTGTCTGGTTGGCGAGCCCTCATCCAGGGATCAGCTTGGTGATGTGGTTAAAAACGGACGTCGTGGTTCACTCACGGGACATTTGACCATCAAGGGAATACAAGGCCATGTTGCCTATCCGCACTTAGCCAAGAACCCAATCCATCTCAGTACACCCGCGCTGACTGAACTCAGCACAACCCAATGGGATCAGGGTAATACTTTTTTCCCGGCTACCAGTTTTCAGATCTCGAATATCCACGGTGGCACCGGGGCCGGTAATGTCATCCCAGGTAGCCTGGATGTGCAGTTTAATTTTCGTTTTAGTACCGAAGTGACCGCAGAGCAACTCAAGACACGTGTGGCCGAAATACTCGACAAACATGACCTCGACTATGAGCTTCACTGGACACTAAACGGTCTGCCCTTTTTGACAGAGCCGGGTCCTTTACTGAGTGTTACCCTGGATGCCATCAAAACAGTCACCGGGATTAATTCGAACCCGGAAACCACTGGCGGAACCTCTGATGGTCGCTTCATCGCGCAAACCGGTTGTAAAGTGATTGAACTGGGCCCGGTGAATGCCACGATCCATCAGGTCAATGAGTGTGTGAGTACGGAATCTCTCGATCAGCTTGCAGCAATCTATGAATTGATCCTGGAAAAACTACTTACATGA
- a CDS encoding M15 family metallopeptidase — translation MIQLSTLASQASGLSTSHLIAVDNVMVHSAVQRDLCALSKAAERAGFTFSIASAHRDFHRQCLIWNNKVNGVRPVLNSQNEPVDLALLSPQARVHAIMLYSALPGASRHHFGTDLDVYARNCLPDGQQLQLEPWEYEQDGPFGEFNAWLSEHLAEFGFFRPYQRYQGGVAAEPWHISHRRCATQMMTALSLQTLTTVIDAHDVAAKDTILAMLPTLYDQYIDNICD, via the coding sequence ATGATCCAACTCAGCACGCTTGCCTCACAGGCATCAGGCCTGTCCACCAGCCATTTGATTGCGGTAGATAATGTGATGGTCCATAGTGCGGTGCAACGTGATCTCTGCGCGCTTAGCAAAGCGGCCGAGCGCGCCGGGTTTACCTTCAGTATCGCCTCGGCACATCGTGACTTCCATCGTCAATGTCTGATCTGGAACAACAAGGTAAACGGTGTGCGCCCAGTATTGAACAGTCAAAATGAACCAGTTGACCTGGCTTTGTTATCACCACAAGCACGAGTGCACGCAATCATGCTTTACTCAGCGCTGCCAGGCGCAAGCCGGCATCACTTTGGCACCGATCTGGATGTTTACGCGCGCAATTGTCTGCCTGACGGTCAGCAGCTTCAATTGGAGCCCTGGGAGTATGAGCAAGATGGGCCTTTTGGCGAATTTAATGCCTGGCTGAGCGAACATTTAGCAGAGTTTGGTTTTTTTCGGCCCTATCAGCGTTACCAGGGAGGCGTTGCGGCTGAACCCTGGCACATCAGTCACCGTCGTTGTGCCACACAAATGATGACGGCATTGTCGTTGCAAACACTGACAACCGTGATTGACGCTCATGACGTTGCAGCGAAGGACACTATCTTGGCTATGTTGCCAACGCTGTATGATCAGTACATTGACAACATATGTGACTAA
- a CDS encoding pyridoxal phosphate-dependent aminotransferase yields MIKITKSSKLNGVCYDIRGPVLSQAKKMEDEGTKVLKLNIGNPAAFGFDMPEDMHRDIIRNLSDAEGYCDSKGLYSARVAVYQHYQQKKLPNISVDNIFIGNGVSELIQMVTQALLNDGDEVLIPAPDYPLWTASVKLSGGKPVHYLCDEAADWFPELADIRNKITAKTRALVLINPNNPTGAVYSKDLLEGLIDIAREHNLLLLSDEIYEKILYDGAEHWSIASLCDDLPVITFNGLAKTYRAAGLRMGWMVLSGKVSAMKDLIDGLNMLASMRLCANVPAQFAIQQALGGVQSIDALIQPGGRLYEQRQIAWQGLNDMQGVSCVKPMGALYAFAKIDTQHFNVKNDERMMLDLLREEKILLVHGRAFNWPQPDHFRLVFLPHMDELEPAMARMQRFFEHYRQQ; encoded by the coding sequence ATGATAAAAATTACTAAAAGCAGCAAACTCAATGGGGTGTGCTACGACATTCGCGGTCCTGTGTTGTCACAGGCAAAGAAAATGGAAGACGAAGGTACCAAGGTTCTTAAACTGAACATCGGTAATCCGGCTGCCTTTGGCTTCGATATGCCTGAAGATATGCACCGTGACATCATTCGCAATTTGTCGGATGCAGAGGGCTATTGTGATTCTAAAGGGCTTTATTCTGCCAGAGTCGCGGTATATCAGCATTATCAGCAAAAAAAACTGCCAAATATCAGCGTAGACAACATTTTTATTGGTAACGGGGTCAGTGAGCTTATCCAGATGGTTACTCAGGCGTTACTGAATGATGGCGATGAGGTGCTTATCCCGGCACCCGACTATCCGCTATGGACTGCTTCTGTTAAGTTGTCAGGGGGGAAGCCGGTACACTATTTGTGTGACGAAGCCGCTGATTGGTTTCCTGAACTGGCTGATATACGGAACAAAATTACCGCAAAAACGCGCGCACTGGTACTGATCAATCCGAATAATCCAACCGGCGCTGTGTATAGCAAAGATTTGCTAGAGGGGCTCATTGATATTGCCAGAGAGCATAACCTGTTGCTGCTTAGCGATGAAATCTATGAAAAGATCCTTTACGATGGCGCCGAACATTGGTCAATTGCTTCATTGTGCGATGATCTACCGGTGATCACTTTTAATGGCCTTGCTAAAACGTATCGGGCCGCCGGTTTACGTATGGGCTGGATGGTGTTAAGTGGCAAAGTGTCCGCAATGAAAGATCTCATCGATGGCTTGAACATGCTGGCATCCATGCGTTTATGTGCCAATGTACCGGCACAATTTGCCATTCAGCAGGCACTGGGTGGGGTTCAGTCGATAGATGCATTGATCCAACCCGGTGGACGGTTATATGAGCAACGCCAGATAGCATGGCAAGGGCTGAATGACATGCAGGGCGTATCTTGTGTCAAACCTATGGGGGCGTTATACGCGTTTGCCAAAATTGACACGCAACATTTCAATGTGAAAAATGATGAGCGAATGATGCTTGATTTGTTGCGTGAAGAGAAAATTTTGCTGGTACACGGCAGGGCGTTTAACTGGCCTCAGCCAGACCATTTCCGTTTGGTTTTTTTACCACATATGGATGAGCTGGAGCCTGCGATGGCGCGAATGCAGCGATTTTTTGAACACTATCGCCAGCAATAA
- a CDS encoding Hpt domain-containing protein encodes MNVIIDEACLDTMQSLLGEQFSDTLVFCISEFERLEREVRESLPGDLEAATRNAHSLKSNAAQFGAMSLSDSAREIELFLLEGDVNSAKESLGNLSKQVAGSTVKLQQWLMANA; translated from the coding sequence ATGAATGTAATAATTGATGAAGCTTGCCTGGATACGATGCAGTCCCTGTTAGGTGAGCAATTTTCAGACACTTTGGTATTCTGCATCAGTGAATTTGAACGGCTGGAACGTGAAGTCCGCGAGTCGTTACCTGGAGACCTGGAGGCAGCGACACGTAACGCGCACAGCCTAAAATCGAATGCGGCACAGTTTGGTGCAATGAGTTTGTCTGACAGTGCCCGAGAGATTGAACTTTTTCTGTTGGAGGGAGATGTCAATTCTGCCAAAGAATCGTTAGGTAACTTATCCAAACAGGTAGCTGGCTCTACGGTAAAATTGCAGCAATGGCTGATGGCCAATGCTTAG
- a CDS encoding tRNA-uridine aminocarboxypropyltransferase, which translates to MKRALCDHCHFPLQTCVCPFLGSTVHNRCKIVVLQHPSEAKVAKNTVRLLSLQLSNIEVIQGESEADFSDIRTQLQSQACALLYPSDNALTLDGTSYQQDQPHIETLVVLDGTWKKVHKILMLNPWLMSLPHVSFANLPENQYSIRKAEQAFSLSTLEATAHFLHLYEQIPPAPFYQALAGMIAQQTRHMPDHVKLRYLSDE; encoded by the coding sequence ATGAAACGAGCCCTTTGCGATCACTGCCACTTTCCACTTCAGACATGCGTCTGTCCATTTTTGGGTAGCACCGTTCACAATCGCTGTAAGATAGTGGTATTACAACACCCCAGTGAAGCCAAAGTAGCCAAAAACACGGTCCGGTTACTGTCGCTGCAACTCAGCAATATCGAGGTCATTCAAGGGGAGTCGGAAGCCGACTTCAGCGATATCCGTACACAGCTACAATCACAAGCCTGCGCACTGCTTTACCCTTCTGACAACGCACTGACGCTCGATGGCACAAGCTATCAGCAAGACCAGCCACACATTGAAACACTGGTGGTATTGGACGGAACCTGGAAAAAGGTACATAAAATACTTATGCTGAACCCCTGGCTGATGAGTCTGCCACATGTCTCGTTCGCGAACTTACCAGAAAACCAGTACTCTATTCGTAAAGCTGAGCAGGCATTCAGTCTTTCAACTCTGGAAGCAACCGCCCATTTTTTACACCTTTATGAGCAGATCCCGCCTGCCCCTTTCTATCAAGCGCTGGCTGGTATGATTGCACAGCAGACCAGGCATATGCCAGATCATGTAAAACTTAGGTATCTGAGTGACGAATAG
- a CDS encoding CLCA_X family protein — protein MTNRRSTNRLKRQFFRDGPDYRFGDQTSFDEIKATFGFKTITLGAWVSKEEQHIAANLLYDALADLTQILSLPPVAIGLRGTLNLAFGSGGQAGVQAHYDSNKRTLALAKNAGGGALAHEWWHAFDHYIAKHMFHEARAHDFASALWLVQPPVLSHPLNQQLDALFRLLLLNSSANEPSDYFKHAVLLDKARGTQYYAKPQELTARAFEWVIANHPQIRNAFLVDDVLDSPLQHQGGFPDPGIAAATLTTTTNYFQMLGAALYRQAQ, from the coding sequence GTGACGAATAGGCGCTCAACTAATCGGTTAAAACGCCAGTTTTTCCGTGATGGTCCGGATTACCGGTTTGGTGATCAAACCAGTTTTGATGAAATCAAAGCCACTTTCGGTTTTAAAACCATTACCTTAGGCGCCTGGGTGAGTAAGGAAGAGCAACATATTGCGGCTAACTTACTTTACGATGCGCTGGCTGACCTCACTCAGATCTTGTCACTGCCTCCTGTTGCTATTGGCTTGCGGGGTACATTAAATCTGGCCTTCGGCAGTGGTGGACAGGCCGGTGTGCAGGCCCATTATGACAGCAACAAGCGTACCCTGGCACTGGCTAAGAACGCGGGGGGTGGTGCACTGGCGCACGAATGGTGGCATGCTTTTGACCACTACATTGCCAAACACATGTTCCATGAGGCTCGCGCACACGACTTTGCATCCGCACTGTGGCTGGTGCAGCCGCCTGTACTTTCACACCCGCTTAACCAACAACTTGATGCATTATTCCGCTTGTTATTACTAAACAGCAGCGCAAACGAGCCAAGTGATTATTTTAAGCATGCAGTGTTACTGGATAAAGCACGTGGTACTCAATATTATGCAAAACCACAGGAACTAACCGCACGTGCATTTGAATGGGTCATAGCGAATCATCCTCAGATCCGCAACGCCTTTTTGGTAGATGACGTGCTCGACTCCCCGTTACAACATCAGGGCGGATTTCCCGATCCCGGTATCGCGGCAGCAACGCTGACAACCACAACTAACTATTTTCAGATGCTAGGTGCTGCGTTATATCGTCAAGCGCAATGA
- a CDS encoding putative bifunctional diguanylate cyclase/phosphodiesterase, giving the protein MWSGVIRVIAVLLIVTIGLAFEGHTQTSDLVAGDQTPISLSAYNDATNQLTLAEIRQMMTQMSESEQTIKLQRGIATWVRVEIPANTQSEQVIYTQPVQGVLKFYLERAGKLIQYTLIAPAKELASPAQAVLPHIKVPRSELSAQLFIQAQGTHPQVLSISMVSESDFVQLFSHRVFLFGVETGSIYLVAFFLAMMAVSQFRPGLLAIAGYVMLIAFISGAESGINVLLFPTVISGALVTYSSQFFLLSLTCVLCFFHYFAAQKRLNEQHKYYLWRLLWALLLVVCISAPLHASYQLLFQVMAALVVTAYVAYILYVQPPQHQREARLLALVFAPALVLLVFLMLGQLGVLASSRYYLLNHALLTGHVLLLAYFVYWHERQKKLLLLQYANHDKETGLPNRHMLKKALDGLQNTHQHHTLVMFRPKVLSVIRLNMGWDYAAIQLKSLLKKVQVQLDTYGRVTIAAEPTSKTQIYRLDDTLFAIVLRGKLELSQVEQYACLLASIFEEGINFKGELLVDQLEIGVASNPVHAQTTEALMQRALQAISARPLGTQKWQLFDHNDSLYLERRIKVASSLKYAVSQSQFTLYFQPQVKLQQGEVFGAEVLLRWHHPELGVIPPDEFIPIAEASGMIPEITDWVVEQALSLQAELCSVYSHHVLSLNVSGKDIGRKDLAVQLITLISQLNLAPSQLMLEITESVTLANEVDLNEVIDGFKRLGVKMAIDDFGTGYSSLAYLSQLGVDEIKIDKSFVMNIASSATNQTICKATCDMAHNLGSMVVAEGVESVHCYQMLKAFGCDIGQGFYISRPLPFEEYKTWLTQFIALDDITQHLASENS; this is encoded by the coding sequence ATGTGGTCAGGCGTGATACGCGTGATAGCAGTATTGTTGATTGTAACGATAGGCTTGGCTTTTGAGGGCCATACTCAGACTAGTGATCTTGTCGCAGGCGATCAGACACCGATTTCGCTCTCAGCTTATAATGATGCCACAAATCAACTGACTCTGGCGGAGATCCGTCAAATGATGACGCAAATGTCAGAGTCAGAGCAGACTATTAAATTGCAGCGAGGCATCGCAACTTGGGTTCGCGTCGAGATCCCGGCTAACACACAAAGTGAACAAGTAATATATACTCAGCCGGTTCAGGGAGTTCTCAAGTTCTACCTTGAGCGCGCGGGTAAATTAATTCAATACACGCTGATCGCGCCGGCTAAAGAGCTTGCTTCACCTGCTCAGGCGGTATTACCGCATATCAAAGTACCACGGAGTGAGCTTAGTGCGCAGCTCTTTATTCAGGCTCAGGGCACGCACCCACAGGTATTATCCATTTCCATGGTGTCGGAATCCGACTTTGTGCAGTTATTTAGCCACAGGGTATTCTTGTTTGGTGTTGAGACGGGCAGCATTTATTTAGTTGCTTTTTTTCTTGCCATGATGGCTGTTTCTCAGTTCAGGCCCGGGTTACTGGCCATTGCGGGATACGTCATGCTTATTGCGTTTATTAGTGGCGCTGAGAGCGGGATAAATGTGTTGTTGTTCCCGACAGTAATAAGTGGCGCGTTGGTCACTTATAGTAGCCAGTTTTTCTTGCTTTCTTTGACTTGCGTACTGTGTTTCTTCCATTATTTTGCTGCGCAAAAGCGTCTCAATGAGCAACATAAGTATTATCTGTGGCGTTTGCTGTGGGCCCTGTTGCTGGTAGTGTGTATCAGTGCGCCGTTACATGCCAGTTATCAGTTGTTGTTTCAGGTGATGGCTGCTTTGGTGGTGACCGCTTATGTGGCTTATATATTGTACGTACAACCTCCCCAACATCAACGTGAAGCGCGTTTACTTGCTCTCGTTTTTGCACCCGCGTTGGTGTTACTGGTGTTTCTGATGCTGGGTCAGCTGGGCGTGCTTGCCAGTTCACGTTACTATTTACTCAATCATGCCTTACTGACGGGGCATGTGCTGCTGCTGGCTTATTTTGTCTACTGGCATGAAAGGCAGAAAAAGCTGTTGTTACTCCAGTATGCAAACCATGACAAAGAAACCGGACTGCCAAACCGGCATATGCTAAAAAAAGCCCTCGATGGTTTGCAAAACACACATCAGCATCACACATTGGTCATGTTTCGACCGAAGGTTCTGAGTGTAATTAGGCTGAATATGGGCTGGGATTACGCTGCTATTCAGCTCAAATCGTTATTGAAAAAAGTACAGGTGCAGCTGGATACCTATGGCCGGGTAACGATTGCTGCTGAACCGACCAGTAAAACCCAGATCTATCGGCTGGATGACACCCTGTTTGCTATTGTCTTGCGTGGCAAGTTAGAGTTAAGTCAGGTAGAGCAGTACGCTTGTCTGCTGGCATCTATTTTTGAAGAAGGGATCAACTTTAAAGGAGAGCTGCTTGTTGATCAGCTTGAAATTGGCGTAGCCAGTAACCCTGTTCATGCACAAACGACTGAAGCGCTGATGCAGCGCGCATTGCAGGCAATATCGGCACGACCGCTTGGTACGCAAAAATGGCAGTTGTTTGATCATAACGATTCGTTGTATTTGGAACGACGGATCAAGGTGGCGTCTTCGCTGAAATATGCGGTTTCGCAGAGTCAATTTACCTTGTATTTTCAGCCTCAGGTCAAGTTGCAGCAAGGAGAAGTATTTGGCGCTGAGGTGTTATTGCGCTGGCATCATCCTGAGTTGGGGGTTATTCCGCCGGATGAATTTATTCCCATTGCAGAAGCCTCTGGCATGATCCCTGAAATTACCGATTGGGTGGTCGAGCAGGCATTATCTTTACAAGCCGAGCTGTGCAGTGTTTACTCGCATCATGTTTTGTCACTCAATGTCTCTGGCAAAGACATTGGCCGAAAAGATCTGGCGGTGCAATTGATAACTTTGATCAGTCAGTTAAATTTGGCACCATCCCAGCTTATGTTGGAAATTACAGAGTCCGTTACCCTCGCTAATGAAGTAGATCTGAATGAGGTCATTGATGGCTTTAAGCGCCTGGGCGTTAAAATGGCCATTGACGATTTTGGCACTGGGTATTCTTCTTTGGCATACCTTAGCCAGCTTGGGGTTGATGAGATAAAGATAGATAAGAGTTTTGTCATGAATATCGCCAGCTCAGCGACCAATCAAACGATTTGTAAGGCGACCTGTGATATGGCGCACAATCTGGGCTCTATGGTGGTTGCTGAAGGCGTTGAAAGCGTGCACTGTTACCAAATGTTGAAAGCGTTTGGCTGTGATATTGGCCAGGGGTTTTATATTTCCAGACCACTTCCGTTTGAAGAATATAAGACGTGGTTAACGCAGTTCATTGCGCTTGACGATATAACGCAGCACCTAGCATCTGAAAATAGTTAG
- the dcd gene encoding dCTP deaminase, with product MRLSDRDIKEAIKKQHIQIEPSPADEMISGVTVDLRLGNKFRVFQDHAAPYVDLSGPKEQINAAMESIMSDEIVLEDGQAFFLHPGELALAMTYESVTLPADLVGWLDGRSSLARLGLMVHVTAHRIDPGWSGNIVLEFYNSGKLPLALRPKMKIGALSFETLSSPAEAPYNMRKDAKYKGQNSAIASRISDDNR from the coding sequence ATGAGACTCTCCGACAGAGATATAAAAGAAGCTATAAAAAAACAACATATTCAAATCGAGCCATCACCGGCGGATGAGATGATCTCAGGGGTTACTGTTGACCTGCGTCTGGGTAACAAGTTTCGGGTGTTCCAGGACCATGCTGCACCTTACGTTGACCTGAGCGGACCTAAAGAGCAGATTAATGCCGCAATGGAATCCATTATGAGTGATGAAATTGTGCTTGAAGATGGTCAGGCATTTTTCCTCCACCCTGGTGAGCTGGCATTGGCCATGACTTATGAATCAGTGACGTTACCAGCGGATCTAGTTGGTTGGCTGGATGGTCGCTCTTCACTGGCCCGGCTTGGCTTGATGGTGCATGTAACGGCGCACCGCATAGATCCAGGTTGGTCGGGTAATATCGTGCTGGAGTTTTATAATTCGGGTAAGCTGCCACTGGCACTAAGACCTAAGATGAAGATTGGTGCACTGAGTTTTGAAACCCTGAGCAGCCCCGCTGAAGCACCATACAATATGCGAAAAGATGCCAAATACAAAGGGCAAAACAGCGCAATTGCAAGCCGGATCAGTGATGATAATCGCTGA
- a CDS encoding Mrp/NBP35 family ATP-binding protein, translated as MFGIEKLFTRKDPIKEQIKTHLQHYRSAIFPMGIDTQWITEITPDKSQDGLWQVSLMLPFAASGQGAVLSSHLSDSLNTDIQVACHSEVAGSTQFKQIKHIVLVASGKGGVGKSTTAVNLAAGLASQGAQVGILDADIYGPSIPSLLGLVGQQPEAIDEKTLKPFEKDGIRAMSIGFLVPEDDATVWRGPMASQALTQLLNETAWGELDYLIVDMPPGTGDIQLTMTQKVPASGAIVVTTPQDLALADAQKGVAMFNKVNLPIIGLIENMSYFSCQHCGGKNAIFGSEGGAKLAARHGVPLLAEIPLDTGIRENSEQGANITTQSLVIKDHYIYCAQLMSSMLYLQSQSTQGVEILITDD; from the coding sequence ATGTTTGGTATTGAAAAACTATTTACCAGGAAGGACCCAATCAAAGAACAGATTAAAACTCACCTGCAGCACTACCGCAGTGCAATATTTCCAATGGGAATTGATACGCAGTGGATTACAGAAATCACCCCAGACAAATCGCAGGATGGACTCTGGCAAGTATCACTAATGTTACCTTTCGCGGCGTCAGGGCAGGGCGCTGTTTTGTCCTCACATCTGAGCGACTCTCTCAATACAGATATTCAGGTTGCCTGCCACAGTGAGGTAGCGGGCAGTACCCAGTTTAAGCAAATAAAGCATATTGTTTTGGTGGCATCAGGTAAAGGCGGAGTGGGCAAGTCGACTACTGCCGTTAATCTGGCTGCCGGACTTGCGTCCCAGGGGGCACAAGTCGGTATTCTGGATGCGGATATTTATGGTCCGTCAATCCCCTCATTATTGGGGCTGGTCGGCCAACAGCCAGAGGCAATCGATGAAAAGACTTTAAAACCCTTTGAAAAAGATGGTATTCGGGCGATGTCCATAGGCTTTTTGGTACCTGAGGACGACGCAACAGTTTGGCGTGGGCCTATGGCTTCGCAAGCATTAACGCAATTGCTGAATGAAACAGCCTGGGGTGAGCTGGACTATTTGATAGTCGATATGCCGCCTGGGACAGGAGATATTCAGCTGACCATGACACAAAAAGTGCCTGCCAGCGGTGCTATTGTGGTCACTACGCCGCAGGATCTGGCTCTGGCAGATGCACAAAAAGGTGTCGCAATGTTCAATAAAGTGAACCTGCCTATTATAGGTTTGATCGAAAATATGAGTTATTTTTCGTGTCAGCATTGCGGTGGTAAAAATGCGATTTTTGGCAGTGAAGGGGGCGCTAAACTGGCCGCGCGTCACGGTGTTCCTTTGCTGGCTGAAATTCCGCTTGATACCGGGATCCGGGAAAACTCGGAACAGGGCGCGAACATCACAACCCAGTCGCTGGTGATAAAAGACCACTACATATATTGTGCGCAGTTGATGAGCAGCATGTTGTATTTACAATCACAATCGACTCAAGGGGTCGAAATTTTAATAACGGATGACTAA